DNA from Acetobacter aceti NBRC 14818:
GAAAGAGAATCAGTTCACCCAGACTGGTGGAGATACCGCACAGGAAGGATGTCACGGTGAACATCCCGATGCACACCATGAAGTAGAGTTTCCGGCCGAACAGCTTTCCAAGCCAGCCGGAAATGGTCAGCACGATGCCATTGGCCACCAGATAGGAAGTCAGCGTCCAGGTGGCATCGTCATATGTACTGGAAAGACTGCCGGCGATATGCGGCAGGGACACGTTCACAATGGTCGTGTCGAGAATCTCCATGAACGCCGCCATGGTCACCACGAAAGCGACGAGCCACGGATTATATTTAGGCTTCCAGTTATCGTCCTTTTTCTCGACGTCGCTGGAGGCCACGCTCATGGGTTGCCCTGCTCCAGCTCTTCATGACCGGGATCACGGTTCACGATATGCCCGTCAGCACTGCGCGCCGGAGCACTGTCCGTATGCACGACCGGCACGACAGAAAGACCCAGCGCCAGCGGGATATCCGGATTCAGTCCGCTGTCGATGCGGATCTTCACGGGAACACGCTGCACGATTTTTACATAGTTGCCGGTCGCGTTTTCAGGCGGAAAAGCACTGAAGGTCGCACCCGTTCCCTTCTGCAGCGAGTCGATGTGACCGTGCAGATTATGGGAAGGATAGGCATCGACAGATATGTCGACCAACTGTCCCGGCCGCATGTTGGTGATCTGTGTTTCCTTGTAATTCGCGATCACCCACACTTCAGGCTCTACGATCGAGAACAGGCTCTGTCCGGCCGTCACATAATTACCGCGCTCAATATTACGCTGTGAAATCCAGCCGTCATGAGGCGCACGGATTTCTGTCCAGCCCAGATTCAACTCAGCCTTGACCAGAGCCGCTTTTGCATTGGCCAGATCGGCTGTGTCTCCCGCAACAGCCGCCCGCACATTGCCAATATTCGGCTCGACCGGCGTCGCGATCACAACCTGTGCCTGGGCCTGCTGCACATGCGCTCTGGCCTGATCCAACGCAGCTTTGGAATAATCAATATCCTGCTGCGTTGTCGCCGCATGCTCGACCGAATGCTGACGACGATAATCGGTCAGCGCC
Protein-coding regions in this window:
- a CDS encoding HlyD family secretion protein is translated as MAEGQQTQDSTQGEKKKPEKKRNPLIRVILILVLLLVIVGGAIYWFLHRFEIETDDAFTAGRSITIAPHVSGYVTELLVDDNQFVHAGDLLARIDNRDWQAERDRAVASVQQSQASMTAHEMMLAVAEKNFPGRLTAAQAELSAAKAEEFKALTDYRRQHSVEHAATTQQDIDYSKAALDQARAHVQQAQAQVVIATPVEPNIGNVRAAVAGDTADLANAKAALVKAELNLGWTEIRAPHDGWISQRNIERGNYVTAGQSLFSIVEPEVWVIANYKETQITNMRPGQLVDISVDAYPSHNLHGHIDSLQKGTGATFSAFPPENATGNYVKIVQRVPVKIRIDSGLNPDIPLALGLSVVPVVHTDSAPARSADGHIVNRDPGHEELEQGNP